The proteins below are encoded in one region of Plutella xylostella chromosome Z, ilPluXylo3.1, whole genome shotgun sequence:
- the LOC105381609 gene encoding protein grindelwald isoform X2, with translation MPFEIASSGMHGLPLCLLALAASASAQLTLTGVKCGQLKCAADDYCSPDTDRCAPCSDICTKTGHNFDEGLCVKECQGYIHNMQYPDVRMLVAGVESTRQQAHAALIISCVTLVAVVLIMAFLCTRLLKEKFSLKYIRQKMAFKNRVKQHPADLVHHNPHAELPKPKAELKLDIRNPEPPKRNIQPLNVRDLDNRTSQTEKSQGATTPKTMMTNLSNRHPAEDTTLDYSYDNRALNVTPPAQASASHNF, from the exons GCTCAGGCATGCATGGTCTCCCACTATGCCTCCTGGCGCTGGCTGCGTCAGCCTCCGCCCAACTGACCCTCACCGGGGTCAAGTGTGGTCAGCTCAAGTGTGCCGCAGATGACTACTGCTCCCCGGACACTGATAGATGTGCACCCTGCAGTGACATCTGTACGAAGACTGGGCATAACTTTGACGAAGGTCTTTGCGTTAAGGAGTGTCAAG GTTACATCCACAACATGCAATATCCAGACGTCAGAA TGCTGGTGGCGGGCGTGGAGTCGACGCGGCAACAAGCCCACGCCGCCCTCATCATCAGCTGTGTGACCCTGGTGGCCGTGGTGCTGATTATGGCCTTCCTCTGCACGAGGCTGCTGAAGGAAAAGTTCTCCTTGAAGTATATTAGGCAGAAGATGGCTTTTAAG AACCGCGTGAAGCAGCACCCAGCCGACCTGGTGCACCACAACCCTCACGCCGAGTTGCCGAAGCCGAAGGCAGAGCTCAAGCTGGACATCAGGAACCCTGAACCTCCTAAGAGAAACATTCAGCCTCTAAACGTAAGAGACCTGGACAATCGGACTTCTCAGACCGAGAAGAGTCAAGGGGCTACCACCCCAAAGACCATGATGACGAATTTAAGCAACCGGCATCCGGCTGAAGATACGACTTTGGATTATTCCTACGATAACCGTGCCCTGAATGTGACCCCTCCAGCTCAAGCCAGCGCGAGTCACAACTTCTGA
- the LOC105381608 gene encoding leucine-rich repeat extensin-like protein 3, with amino-acid sequence MPAPMPAYMPYPVPSVMVPAPPPLVLPMPAPPPQYMMAPPAPPPQYMMAPPAPPPQYMMAPSAPIGIPLPFNHFLPPPMFQRTAGLVPGIPGLVSNDGGINILPFSDIYSDMMERHKQKVISSKLKDLMDEYEDFGRSKYRSKLRHGTYLKG; translated from the coding sequence ATGCCAGCACCTATGCCAGCATATATGCCGTACCCAGTGCCTTCGGTGATGGTTCCAGCGCCACCACCGCTAGTTCTGCCGATGCCGGCACCCCCGCCCCAGTACATGATGGCCCCACCCGCGCCCCCGCCTCAGTACATGATGGCCCCACCCGCGCCCCCGCCTCAGTACATGATGGCCCCATCCGCACCCATCGGGATTCCCCTGCCCTTCAACCACTTCCTCCCCCCTCCAATGTTCCAGCGCACCGCTGGGCTGGTCCCAGGAATCCCAGGCCTGGTCTCCAATGATGGCGGCATAAACATTTTACCGTTCTCCGACATTTATTCGGATATGATGGAGAGACACAAACAGAAAGTCATCAGCTCCAAACTAAAAGACTTGATGGATGAGTATGAGGACTTCGGACGTTCCAAGTACAGGAGTAAACTCAGACATGGCACTTATTTGAAAGGTTGA